One genomic window of Terriglobales bacterium includes the following:
- a CDS encoding APC family permease: MNRASDIRPAESVPSPELIRGIGLGSATALSMIDMIGVGPFITIPLMVAAAGGPQAMLGWIFGAFFAICDGLVWAELGAAMPGSGGSYRYLSEIYGPKRLGRLLSFLFIWQLSFSAPLSIASGCIGFARYAGYIWPILETPQFARGFHLTLPVVGTIEANSPVTAMPFVAVLVCLLAVLLLYRRITSIGKLSKLLWVGVMGTMLWIIVAGLSHFNAARAFSFPPGAFTLSHEFFIGMGSAMLIATYDYWGYYNVCFLGGEIKDPGKTIPRALLLSIVLVAGLYIVMNISILGVLPWQELAQAGRTDTRFYVVSMFMQRIYGSWAGYLVAGLIMWTAFASVFSLLLGYSRVPYAAALDGNYFRVFARVHPEGRFPYVSLLALGIVAAAFCFLRLADVIAALVVIRIMIQFLVQAIGVIVLRVRRPDMPRPFRMWFYPLPALIAASGFLFILISRKDFLREIRYATIIIVVGVAIYLLRSWRRREWPFGEAITEFAETARGNQA; the protein is encoded by the coding sequence ATGAATCGGGCCTCTGATATCAGACCCGCCGAATCCGTCCCATCTCCTGAGCTGATCCGCGGCATTGGTCTGGGCAGCGCGACCGCCCTGAGCATGATTGACATGATCGGGGTGGGCCCGTTTATCACCATTCCGTTAATGGTGGCTGCAGCGGGCGGCCCCCAGGCCATGCTGGGCTGGATCTTCGGCGCCTTCTTCGCCATTTGCGATGGGCTGGTGTGGGCAGAACTGGGAGCTGCAATGCCCGGCTCCGGAGGCTCTTACCGATACCTAAGTGAAATTTACGGGCCGAAGCGGCTGGGACGTCTGCTCTCGTTTCTTTTCATCTGGCAGCTCTCGTTCAGCGCGCCGCTTTCAATTGCTTCAGGATGCATCGGATTTGCGAGGTATGCCGGCTACATCTGGCCGATTCTGGAGACCCCGCAGTTTGCCCGCGGGTTTCATCTCACCTTGCCTGTAGTGGGAACCATTGAGGCGAACTCACCCGTAACTGCCATGCCTTTTGTCGCGGTGTTGGTTTGTCTATTGGCAGTGCTGCTGCTGTACCGGCGGATCACCAGCATCGGAAAGCTTTCCAAATTGCTCTGGGTCGGAGTGATGGGCACGATGCTGTGGATTATCGTCGCCGGCCTCAGCCATTTCAACGCGGCACGAGCGTTCAGCTTTCCGCCGGGCGCGTTTACTCTGTCGCACGAGTTCTTCATCGGCATGGGTTCGGCAATGCTGATCGCAACCTATGATTACTGGGGCTACTACAACGTTTGTTTCCTGGGAGGAGAGATAAAGGACCCCGGCAAGACAATTCCACGCGCGTTGCTGCTATCCATCGTGTTGGTTGCTGGTCTATATATCGTCATGAACATCAGCATTCTCGGAGTGCTGCCCTGGCAGGAGCTGGCGCAGGCTGGCCGCACCGACACGCGCTTTTACGTGGTTTCAATGTTCATGCAGAGAATTTACGGCAGCTGGGCGGGATATCTGGTAGCAGGGTTGATTATGTGGACGGCATTCGCTTCGGTCTTCTCGCTCCTTCTGGGCTACTCGCGCGTGCCTTATGCGGCGGCCCTGGATGGAAATTATTTTCGCGTGTTCGCGAGAGTGCATCCCGAGGGCCGTTTTCCTTATGTCTCATTGCTGGCTTTGGGTATAGTTGCGGCGGCATTTTGTTTTCTCAGATTGGCCGATGTCATTGCTGCCCTGGTGGTGATCCGCATTATGATCCAATTTTTGGTACAGGCCATTGGCGTGATCGTTTTGCGGGTACGCCGGCCAGATATGCCACGCCCGTTCCGGATGTGGTTCTATCCCTTACCGGCTTTGATTGCCGCATCGGGATTTCTTTTCATCCTGATCTCAAGGAAAGACTTTCTGCGCGAGATCCGTTATGCCACGATCATCATTGTGGTCGGGGTCGCTATTTACCTGCTTCGATCGTGGCGCCGGCGCGAATGGCCCTTCGGGGAAGCTATTACCGAATTTGCGGAAACAGCGCGCGGCAATCAAGCCTGA
- a CDS encoding DinB family protein, giving the protein MNNRLFLIVLVLLGCTSFTVAQSKPTKPKKETIASVLDDQLKGVEKEFVGAADAMPEDKYDFAPTNGEFKGVRTFGQQVKHVAAVNYQVFAGILGEKVPVDIGSENGPDAMKSKTDIMKFLRDSFTYGHKATAVINAKNATASIKSPFGDGTETRLGLATLIDYHCFDHYGQMVEYLRMNGIIPPASRPQQK; this is encoded by the coding sequence ATGAATAACAGATTGTTCTTGATTGTACTGGTCTTGTTGGGATGCACTTCGTTCACGGTCGCACAGTCCAAACCCACGAAGCCAAAGAAGGAGACCATTGCAAGTGTTCTGGACGACCAGCTCAAGGGTGTCGAGAAGGAATTTGTCGGTGCCGCTGATGCCATGCCGGAGGACAAGTATGACTTTGCTCCTACAAACGGTGAGTTCAAGGGAGTGCGCACCTTCGGCCAGCAGGTGAAGCACGTGGCGGCAGTAAATTACCAGGTATTTGCCGGCATTCTGGGAGAGAAAGTTCCGGTTGATATAGGCAGCGAGAACGGTCCGGATGCCATGAAAAGCAAGACGGACATTATGAAATTTCTCCGTGACTCATTCACTTATGGTCACAAAGCCACGGCCGTTATAAACGCAAAGAACGCCACCGCTTCCATCAAGAGTCCGTTTGGTGACGGAACCGAGACGCGGCTTGGTCTTGCAACGCTAATTGATTACCATTGCTTTGATCATTACGGACAAATGGTGGAATATTTGCGTATGAACGGCATCATTCCTCCTGCCAGCAGACCTCAACAGAAATAG
- a CDS encoding radical SAM protein, giving the protein MHKPVKYVEKALNVAANGAWLLFERLNRIHPKPSFTPKWSDKPMLKSYEKSKPPLGWPRTTDSLCPKCVPEIRQQILDGKLPHDILLNQKVGEIKAQIIERDGKILMVKDCPKHGHFEDVMAMDTAFFKHLEDCFPGRDIRSHNDERLHNHGSSTVKYGRGSVLTIDLTNRCNMMCDPCFMDANQVGFVHELTWEEIKTLLDNAISIKPKRQMSVQFSGGEPTLSPYFLDAVAYARKVGYTSVQAATNGIEFAKSKEFCNQAREAGLRYAYLQFDGIGNAANSHRKVGNLFDVKLKAIENLHEAGVELVPVTTIVNGINNEQVGRIIQFALDNPKMMSFLSFQPVSFTGRDEAVTDERRQAQRYTLSHLAHDVKNQTGLGEPARDWFPLSFISTFSDWSDLVHGPQAEWGQVSCGCHPNCGVGMAIMIDKETKEAAPMTAFLHADQMAKDVASINDAGRGKFLSSLGMALALMRNYDPFKTPKHFTIFDMLTKFDKSFGVTKKAQSGGYGKVTGDRTLEDIEKRRKDRWNVLFVAGMWFQDLYNYDFRRTEQCIIPYATQEGEISFCAYNTGVGWRNIIEKMHMTATLTKWYEEHGRHEIFAGGKKVKIADSEGALTLKEGIITTEEQKDLDVLGIAKNSREEKMRARAARVKQEEENARMSKLYREQVLGEKPAPGGFVPLESLAAPRPIDDDVATKEEVKEEVYGD; this is encoded by the coding sequence ATGCACAAGCCGGTAAAATATGTGGAGAAGGCCCTCAACGTCGCCGCGAACGGCGCGTGGCTCCTTTTCGAGAGGCTGAATCGCATCCATCCCAAGCCATCGTTCACGCCCAAGTGGTCCGATAAGCCGATGCTGAAATCTTACGAGAAGAGCAAGCCCCCACTGGGCTGGCCGCGGACGACCGACTCGCTGTGCCCGAAGTGCGTGCCTGAAATCCGGCAACAGATCCTCGATGGCAAGTTGCCCCACGACATCCTGCTCAACCAAAAAGTAGGCGAGATCAAAGCGCAGATCATCGAGCGCGACGGCAAGATCCTGATGGTGAAGGACTGCCCCAAGCACGGGCACTTCGAAGACGTGATGGCAATGGACACTGCCTTCTTCAAGCACCTGGAAGATTGTTTTCCTGGCCGCGACATTCGTTCTCACAACGACGAACGCCTGCATAATCACGGTTCCAGCACGGTGAAATACGGCCGCGGTTCAGTTCTTACCATTGATCTCACCAACCGCTGCAACATGATGTGCGATCCCTGCTTCATGGACGCGAACCAGGTGGGCTTTGTTCACGAACTGACTTGGGAAGAGATCAAAACACTGCTGGATAACGCGATTTCCATTAAGCCGAAACGGCAGATGTCGGTGCAGTTCTCGGGCGGTGAGCCGACACTTTCGCCATACTTTCTGGATGCTGTGGCATACGCCCGCAAGGTGGGCTACACCAGCGTCCAGGCGGCGACCAACGGAATTGAATTCGCCAAGAGTAAAGAGTTCTGCAATCAGGCCAGGGAAGCGGGCCTGCGCTATGCCTACCTGCAGTTCGACGGCATCGGCAATGCCGCGAACTCGCACCGCAAGGTCGGCAACTTGTTCGACGTAAAGTTAAAAGCCATTGAGAACCTGCACGAAGCAGGGGTTGAGCTGGTGCCGGTCACTACCATTGTGAACGGCATCAATAACGAGCAGGTGGGACGCATCATTCAGTTTGCACTGGACAATCCCAAGATGATGTCGTTCCTCTCCTTCCAGCCGGTCTCGTTTACCGGCCGCGACGAAGCGGTAACTGACGAGCGCCGCCAGGCGCAACGCTATACGCTTTCGCATTTGGCGCACGACGTGAAGAATCAGACCGGACTCGGCGAGCCGGCGCGCGATTGGTTCCCACTCTCCTTCATCAGCACCTTCTCCGATTGGTCTGACCTGGTACACGGTCCGCAGGCCGAGTGGGGACAAGTGAGCTGCGGCTGCCACCCGAATTGCGGCGTTGGCATGGCCATCATGATTGACAAGGAAACCAAGGAAGCGGCACCGATGACCGCCTTCCTGCACGCTGACCAGATGGCAAAGGACGTGGCCAGCATCAACGATGCGGGACGGGGAAAGTTTCTGTCATCGCTCGGCATGGCGCTTGCCCTGATGCGCAATTACGACCCGTTCAAGACGCCAAAGCATTTCACCATCTTCGACATGTTGACCAAGTTCGACAAGAGTTTTGGCGTGACCAAGAAGGCCCAGAGCGGCGGCTACGGCAAAGTCACCGGTGACCGAACTCTCGAAGACATCGAGAAACGGCGTAAAGACCGCTGGAATGTGCTGTTCGTTGCAGGAATGTGGTTCCAGGACCTGTACAACTACGATTTCCGGCGAACCGAGCAGTGCATTATTCCCTATGCCACCCAGGAAGGTGAGATTTCCTTCTGCGCCTACAACACTGGCGTAGGCTGGCGGAACATCATCGAGAAAATGCATATGACCGCCACCCTCACCAAATGGTACGAGGAGCACGGGCGGCATGAGATCTTCGCCGGCGGCAAGAAGGTGAAAATCGCCGACAGTGAGGGTGCGCTGACCTTGAAAGAAGGCATCATCACCACCGAGGAGCAGAAGGACCTGGATGTGCTAGGCATCGCCAAAAACTCGCGTGAAGAGAAGATGCGGGCACGTGCGGCCAGGGTGAAGCAGGAAGAAGAAAATGCACGCATGTCCAAGTTGTACCGCGAGCAAGTTCTCGGCGAGAAGCCTGCGCCCGGCGGCTTCGTGCCGCTGGAATCGCTGGCTGCGCCCCGGCCCATAGACGACGATGTTGCTACCAAGGAAGAAGTTAAGGAAGAGGTTTACGGCGATTAA
- a CDS encoding PIG-L family deacetylase, whose amino-acid sequence MRSEPKVIIANRVLKAFLGSLFAVLLVLPAPVAGEKPVPDRSDVSGSLPQDTGTAGLKQMLVRLRTTARMMHTIAHPDDEDGGMLTLESRGKGVSILQLTLNRGEGGQNKTGSNLFDELGLLRTLELLEADKYYGIEQRFSRVVDFGFSKTPDETFQKWGGHDVALGDMVRLIRTFHSDVLVSRFQGTSRDGHGNHQAAAILTKEAFRAAADPSRFPEQIKEGLLPWQVKKLYTDHVFEGEPYDLKLNTGQADAALGTSYVEFALKGLNHQLSQGAGNWKVDAGDRFDYYKLVDSVLPRTAAADGHEQDFFDGINTTLPGLAERLGAEQSTLPQLRPALLKIEEKIKQAAHDADKDPQKAAGPLLEALQVLNGMIFQAEKSDLSPAAKFDLLTRLQEKQQQCETAANLAMNVSFKATVTHPTGASNEPASSRNAHTTVSPGGSVLVVARFHNGSKELLQIEEVGLDAPEGWITGSYKGRDTLLHPGEDYYANYRLKIPENAEYTRPYFQRSSPEQAVYDITNQRDLTLPFPPPPVHAHASYSIVPRRGGLNFSIFNSAPHDVGGAKGGPGSRISTAVTAPYVDDKNVEHRPTLAITPRFSVLVESGTLVVPAGANASGHVLVDIRSNVSGPAKGTLRLEVPEGWRADPAEMPVEFAQRGQERKLDFTLWPATSGEIRKDVSAVFESDGHEYREGYTVVTREDLDTFYYYQQALQHVSVVDVKRPEGLKIGYIMGAGDDIPTVLRQLGMDVTLISPQELASSDLNHYGTIVTGIRAYDTRDDVRANNRRLLDFVSNGGTLIVQYNTGTNDFNSGKYTPFSAHESRDRVSVEEAPVDILAPQDSVFRYPNQIAARDFNGWVQERGLYFMDQWDSKFQPLLSSHDPGESAMRGGLLRAEYGKGTYIYNGYAFFRQLPAGVPGAVRLYVNLLSAGHER is encoded by the coding sequence GTGAGGTCTGAACCCAAGGTGATTATTGCGAACCGGGTGTTGAAGGCTTTCCTAGGATCTCTTTTTGCTGTTTTGTTGGTACTCCCGGCACCGGTCGCCGGGGAGAAGCCTGTCCCCGATCGCAGCGACGTCTCCGGCTCGCTGCCCCAGGATACCGGCACCGCCGGCTTAAAACAGATGCTGGTGCGGCTACGGACGACCGCCCGGATGATGCACACCATTGCTCACCCTGACGATGAAGATGGCGGCATGCTGACCCTGGAATCGCGCGGAAAAGGGGTAAGTATCCTGCAACTCACGCTCAACCGTGGCGAGGGCGGCCAGAACAAGACCGGGAGCAATCTTTTCGACGAACTGGGCCTGCTTCGCACCCTGGAACTGCTTGAGGCTGACAAATACTACGGCATTGAGCAGCGCTTCTCCCGGGTGGTGGATTTCGGCTTCTCCAAGACTCCGGACGAAACTTTCCAAAAGTGGGGCGGGCACGATGTAGCCCTGGGCGACATGGTCCGGCTGATACGCACTTTTCATTCCGATGTGCTGGTCTCGCGTTTCCAGGGCACCTCGCGAGACGGCCACGGAAACCACCAGGCCGCGGCCATTCTGACCAAAGAAGCTTTCCGCGCGGCGGCCGATCCTAGCCGTTTCCCTGAGCAGATTAAGGAAGGACTGCTGCCCTGGCAGGTGAAGAAGCTCTACACCGACCATGTTTTTGAGGGTGAGCCATACGACCTGAAGCTGAACACGGGCCAAGCGGATGCCGCACTGGGAACCTCGTACGTGGAATTCGCCTTAAAAGGCCTGAATCATCAGCTCTCGCAAGGAGCGGGAAATTGGAAGGTCGATGCCGGGGACCGCTTCGACTACTACAAATTGGTGGATTCGGTGTTGCCGCGGACCGCTGCCGCAGACGGGCACGAGCAGGATTTTTTTGACGGGATCAACACCACGTTGCCCGGGCTGGCGGAGCGATTGGGGGCCGAACAGTCCACGCTACCGCAATTGCGACCCGCGCTGTTGAAAATCGAAGAAAAAATAAAGCAGGCGGCGCACGACGCCGACAAAGATCCACAAAAGGCAGCCGGTCCTTTGCTGGAGGCATTGCAAGTGCTGAACGGAATGATTTTTCAGGCCGAGAAATCCGATCTCAGCCCTGCCGCAAAATTTGACCTGCTCACCCGCCTCCAGGAAAAGCAACAGCAGTGTGAGACTGCCGCCAACCTGGCCATGAATGTTTCATTCAAGGCGACGGTCACTCATCCCACGGGCGCTTCCAACGAACCGGCAAGCTCCCGAAATGCGCACACTACAGTTTCGCCCGGTGGCAGTGTGTTGGTGGTTGCAAGATTTCATAATGGCTCAAAGGAACTGCTGCAGATTGAGGAGGTAGGTCTCGATGCCCCCGAAGGCTGGATCACGGGTTCTTACAAAGGCCGCGACACGTTGCTGCATCCGGGTGAGGATTACTACGCCAACTACCGGCTGAAAATTCCGGAGAATGCCGAGTACACGCGGCCCTACTTTCAGCGATCTTCGCCGGAGCAGGCTGTTTATGACATCACTAATCAGCGGGATCTGACGTTGCCATTCCCGCCGCCTCCTGTCCATGCGCATGCCAGCTACTCCATTGTGCCCAGGCGCGGTGGATTGAACTTTTCAATCTTCAATAGCGCGCCGCATGACGTGGGAGGCGCGAAGGGCGGTCCTGGGAGCCGGATCTCGACCGCGGTGACTGCACCGTATGTGGACGATAAGAACGTTGAGCATCGGCCCACTCTGGCAATCACACCAAGATTTTCGGTACTTGTGGAATCCGGGACGTTGGTTGTTCCGGCGGGTGCAAATGCCAGTGGGCACGTACTGGTTGATATACGCAGCAACGTTTCCGGGCCGGCTAAAGGCACATTGCGCCTGGAAGTGCCGGAAGGCTGGCGCGCCGATCCCGCCGAAATGCCGGTCGAATTTGCACAGCGCGGTCAAGAACGTAAGCTCGACTTCACTTTGTGGCCGGCGACTTCGGGCGAAATCCGGAAGGATGTAAGCGCTGTGTTCGAATCGGACGGGCACGAATACCGCGAAGGCTACACCGTGGTCACGCGCGAAGACCTCGACACTTTTTACTATTACCAACAGGCTCTACAACACGTCAGTGTAGTGGACGTGAAGCGGCCGGAAGGGCTGAAAATCGGCTACATCATGGGGGCAGGCGATGATATTCCTACAGTGCTGCGGCAACTCGGCATGGACGTCACTTTGATTTCCCCGCAGGAGCTCGCCAGCAGTGACCTGAATCACTACGGAACGATCGTCACGGGAATTCGCGCCTATGATACTCGAGATGATGTGCGCGCCAACAACCGTCGCTTGCTGGACTTTGTTTCGAATGGCGGCACTTTGATTGTGCAGTACAACACCGGAACGAACGATTTTAATTCCGGGAAATACACCCCGTTTTCGGCGCATGAGAGCCGGGATCGTGTGAGCGTGGAGGAAGCCCCGGTGGACATTCTGGCGCCGCAAGACAGCGTATTCCGTTACCCCAACCAGATTGCCGCTCGGGATTTTAACGGCTGGGTGCAGGAGCGCGGACTCTACTTCATGGACCAGTGGGACAGTAAATTCCAGCCGCTGCTGTCCTCGCATGATCCCGGCGAGTCGGCCATGCGCGGGGGCCTACTCCGAGCGGAGTATGGCAAGGGCACCTACATCTACAACGGATACGCGTTTTTCCGGCAACTTCCTGCAGGAGTACCGGGAGCAGTTCGTCTGTACGTGAATCTGCTGAGCGCAGGACATGAACGTTAA
- a CDS encoding SDR family oxidoreductase: MAVPGALDEVLNSSIKHKTQPAPVYWRVEGSLLNLSTVRPVAFFAWNAQTFSERWLRRGAIFLQALLRPILYAIDRTFATRLVHTILRGISRDRLDLLGEEYFWYVLKAHLKPEGVQKLRQLVTTGQEVVLVSQGLDHVMRPLAEYLEVTRLLCNRLEFRDNYCTGRLLDPVIRPRGILALITGGAANGSRTLDELSTELDFRGKIDTLSSAVVSTERKLAHRTHPVIHFDSVKEPRRFSVRSALAGKNVLLIGVTGFIGKVWLAQLLESLPEVGKIYLLIRRQKSNSARRRFEKILEESPIFDPLHQRYRSEFERFISRRVEVLEGDAGQPGFGLPAGVLQPLQATLDLVVNSSGLTDFNPDLREALASNVDSVLHLIQFVRQCDHAGLLHLSTCYVAGARDGRVEEELHPNYTPLGISGFDAESERQALHKTIQDAIARSESPEIDRELRRQAQQKTGGKELSAVALENQIRKNRVRWLRAYLTEAGTKRAKELGWPNTYTLTKSLAESLIQKLGAGLPIAVVRPSIVETSVTQPFRGWNEGINTSASLSYLLGTYFRQLPSNERKRLDIIPVDTVCRGMTLIAAAIVQRCHEPVYQLATSVSNPCDMARSIELTCLAHRKFYRAQDDPELRRRLRFDTIAVSKQRYNRLSAPAQKALVKSLQKITAPFPFLQPPLVRTERGLERVEKLIELFEPFILHNEHDFEAEHIEWLSQALPAEERSVFGYDTRSLDWYEYWINIHIPALRKWTYPLIEGRPIESGPRPRFQMSSSPPPEGGVAADNDQTLQTGTGTTWQYS, encoded by the coding sequence ATGGCGGTTCCCGGAGCTTTGGACGAAGTCTTGAATTCCAGCATTAAACATAAAACCCAGCCCGCGCCGGTTTACTGGCGGGTTGAGGGCAGCCTGTTGAACCTGAGTACGGTGCGTCCGGTGGCGTTCTTCGCCTGGAATGCGCAAACGTTCAGCGAGCGCTGGCTGCGTCGCGGTGCTATTTTTCTGCAGGCGCTGCTCCGTCCCATCCTGTATGCAATTGATCGCACCTTCGCTACTCGTCTTGTCCACACTATTTTGAGAGGAATAAGCCGCGATCGCCTGGACCTGCTGGGCGAGGAATATTTCTGGTATGTACTGAAGGCCCACCTGAAACCGGAAGGTGTTCAAAAGCTGCGGCAATTAGTTACGACGGGCCAGGAGGTGGTCCTGGTGAGCCAGGGGCTGGATCACGTCATGCGTCCGCTGGCGGAGTACCTCGAAGTGACACGGCTCCTCTGCAATCGGCTGGAATTTCGGGACAACTATTGCACCGGGCGGCTGCTCGATCCCGTGATTCGCCCTCGGGGCATATTGGCGCTGATCACCGGCGGCGCGGCCAACGGTAGTCGAACTCTCGACGAGCTTTCCACCGAGCTTGATTTCCGGGGCAAGATCGACACTCTCTCCTCGGCTGTTGTTTCAACCGAACGGAAGCTAGCGCATAGGACTCATCCGGTCATCCACTTTGATTCCGTGAAGGAGCCGCGGCGGTTCTCGGTCCGAAGCGCACTGGCGGGCAAGAACGTCCTGCTGATTGGGGTCACCGGGTTTATTGGCAAAGTGTGGCTGGCGCAGTTGCTCGAGAGTCTGCCTGAAGTGGGCAAGATATACCTGCTGATACGCCGGCAGAAATCCAATTCGGCGCGGCGGCGTTTTGAAAAGATCCTCGAAGAATCTCCAATCTTCGATCCGCTTCATCAACGCTACCGAAGCGAATTCGAGCGGTTTATCTCCCGGCGGGTGGAAGTGTTGGAAGGAGATGCCGGTCAGCCCGGGTTCGGGCTGCCGGCTGGAGTGCTGCAACCGCTGCAGGCCACCCTCGATCTGGTGGTCAACAGTTCGGGGCTGACCGACTTCAACCCGGATCTGCGCGAAGCTCTCGCCTCCAATGTGGATTCCGTTCTCCACTTGATCCAATTTGTACGGCAATGTGATCACGCCGGTTTGCTGCATCTTTCTACGTGCTATGTGGCGGGTGCGCGCGACGGGCGAGTCGAAGAGGAGTTGCACCCCAACTACACGCCGCTGGGCATATCAGGATTCGACGCGGAAAGCGAACGCCAGGCGCTACACAAGACGATTCAAGATGCAATTGCACGTTCGGAAAGTCCGGAGATCGACCGGGAGCTACGAAGGCAAGCTCAGCAGAAAACCGGCGGGAAAGAGCTCTCGGCGGTCGCCTTGGAGAACCAGATCAGGAAGAACCGGGTGCGATGGCTCCGGGCCTATCTCACCGAGGCGGGCACCAAGCGGGCCAAGGAGCTGGGATGGCCCAACACCTACACCCTCACCAAGAGCCTGGCGGAGTCGCTGATCCAAAAGCTCGGGGCGGGGCTGCCGATCGCGGTGGTGCGTCCGTCTATTGTTGAGACCTCAGTGACGCAGCCGTTCCGCGGCTGGAACGAAGGCATAAACACTTCGGCGTCGCTTTCATATTTATTGGGCACATACTTCCGGCAGCTGCCAAGCAATGAGCGCAAGCGACTGGACATTATTCCCGTCGATACCGTGTGCCGGGGCATGACCCTGATCGCAGCCGCGATCGTACAGCGCTGTCACGAGCCGGTTTACCAACTGGCGACTTCGGTCAGCAATCCTTGTGATATGGCGCGCTCCATCGAGCTTACCTGCCTGGCGCATCGAAAGTTTTATCGCGCACAGGACGATCCTGAGCTGCGCCGGCGGTTACGCTTCGACACGATCGCAGTTTCAAAGCAACGCTATAACCGGCTTTCGGCGCCAGCGCAGAAGGCGTTGGTAAAGTCGTTGCAGAAAATCACGGCGCCATTTCCTTTTCTTCAGCCGCCGTTGGTACGCACCGAACGCGGACTGGAGCGAGTGGAGAAGCTGATCGAGTTGTTCGAACCGTTTATCTTGCATAACGAGCACGATTTTGAGGCGGAGCACATCGAGTGGTTGTCGCAGGCTTTGCCTGCCGAAGAGCGTTCGGTCTTTGGCTACGACACCCGCAGTCTTGACTGGTACGAGTACTGGATCAACATACATATACCTGCGCTGCGCAAATGGACGTATCCGCTGATCGAGGGCCGTCCCATAGAATCCGGGCCCCGGCCCAGGTTCCAGATGTCCTCTTCGCCACCGCCCGAAGGCGGCGTGGCCGCCGATAATGACCAGACCCTACAAACTGGAACGGGAACCACGTGGCAATATTCCTGA
- a CDS encoding MFS transporter, translating to MAPKASATMAGGSKHRFSPWGPFREPVFRSLWIAAVISYTGTWMQNLGSGWLMTSLSMSPLMVSLVQVASSLPVFLVALPAGALADLVDRRRLLIVTQTWMVIAAAALGVITVLHLVTAWLLLLFTFFLGLGAVMNDPAWQAITPEIISGEQHASAVALNSAGYNVARAIGPALGGAVIAAAGSGVAFLINAASFFGVIFFLCQWKRKAKNGAEGGRIWGAMKEGIAYVRQSPAVKAVLVRTLAVSLSASALLALLPIIARPHGAIGYGLLLGSFGLGALAGAAILPRIRSHTGMDNMVGAATVVFAVVTFAAGQVHWFALLGAVLFLGGVAWITILACLNVTAQTMSPPWVLARSLSMYILVLQGGVAAGSVIWGAVAEKQGVPRALMYAALGLVLGLISMKWHRLRGSEVDLAHYADAGVTHA from the coding sequence ATGGCCCCAAAAGCTTCAGCAACTATGGCGGGAGGATCAAAGCACAGGTTCTCGCCATGGGGCCCATTTCGTGAACCCGTCTTCCGCTCATTGTGGATCGCGGCTGTAATTTCTTACACCGGCACCTGGATGCAAAATCTGGGCAGCGGCTGGCTCATGACCTCACTCAGCATGTCGCCGCTGATGGTCAGCCTGGTACAAGTGGCGTCGAGTCTGCCGGTGTTTCTCGTGGCCTTACCGGCGGGAGCACTAGCTGATCTGGTGGATCGCCGGCGGCTGCTGATTGTGACCCAAACCTGGATGGTAATCGCCGCGGCCGCCCTGGGTGTGATCACGGTGCTTCATCTGGTCACTGCCTGGTTGCTGCTCTTGTTCACGTTTTTTCTGGGGCTGGGGGCGGTTATGAACGACCCTGCCTGGCAGGCCATCACTCCGGAGATTATCTCAGGGGAACAACACGCGTCGGCGGTGGCGCTCAACTCCGCCGGGTATAACGTGGCACGCGCCATTGGACCTGCGCTAGGAGGCGCGGTGATCGCGGCTGCGGGATCGGGTGTGGCCTTCCTCATCAACGCCGCTTCTTTTTTCGGTGTGATTTTCTTTCTCTGCCAATGGAAACGAAAGGCTAAGAACGGCGCGGAGGGTGGGCGTATCTGGGGGGCTATGAAGGAAGGGATTGCATACGTCCGCCAATCGCCCGCTGTGAAGGCAGTGCTGGTCAGGACCCTGGCCGTCAGCCTCTCAGCCAGCGCATTGCTGGCATTGTTACCGATCATCGCTCGCCCGCATGGCGCAATAGGTTACGGACTTCTATTAGGTTCCTTTGGGCTGGGAGCGTTGGCCGGAGCGGCCATTCTGCCGCGAATCCGAAGTCACACCGGCATGGACAATATGGTCGGCGCTGCGACGGTAGTGTTTGCCGTCGTGACCTTTGCTGCTGGTCAGGTACACTGGTTCGCGCTGCTGGGGGCTGTGCTCTTCCTGGGTGGGGTGGCTTGGATCACCATTCTGGCATGCCTGAATGTGACCGCGCAGACCATGTCGCCTCCATGGGTACTGGCACGTTCCCTGTCCATGTACATTCTGGTGCTGCAAGGTGGAGTGGCTGCAGGCAGCGTTATCTGGGGAGCGGTAGCAGAGAAGCAGGGCGTCCCGCGGGCTCTAATGTATGCCGCGCTCGGCCTGGTGCTCGGGCTTATCAGCATGAAGTGGCATCGGCTGCGGGGCAGCGAAGTGGATTTGGCGCACTACGCAGACGCGGGCGTCACTCATGCCTAA